From Chryseobacterium tructae, one genomic window encodes:
- a CDS encoding DMT family transporter — protein MNADKEKWLLLAILSIIWGSSFILIKKSLDHFNPYQVGSLRVLIAGIILLPIAISNYKLFPKKHLKWLILAAFTGNFIPMFLFPIAEKEVTSSIAGIINSMMPIFVIIVGALVWKFETTKKQIIGVLISFTGVCILAFGGGDSGELKIIPILLLLLATLCYAVSTTTVKSKLMEVSSVVLSSFIFSFVLIFPSLIALTSTGFFSEFSFSKDNMLGLMFVSLLSIFGTGLAMTMNYRLLKVSTPLFASTVTLIMPIVAIIWGIIDGERLSIMQFIGAGIIIAGLIFLRSNPKK, from the coding sequence ATGAACGCAGATAAAGAAAAATGGCTTCTTCTGGCCATCCTTAGTATTATTTGGGGATCTTCTTTTATTTTGATCAAAAAATCGCTGGATCATTTCAACCCATATCAGGTAGGATCATTGAGAGTCCTTATTGCAGGTATTATTTTGTTACCGATTGCCATTTCCAATTATAAACTTTTTCCGAAGAAACATTTAAAATGGCTTATTCTGGCTGCGTTTACCGGAAATTTCATTCCCATGTTCCTGTTTCCAATTGCAGAAAAGGAGGTCACCAGTAGTATTGCAGGAATCATCAACTCTATGATGCCTATTTTCGTTATTATTGTAGGTGCATTGGTGTGGAAATTTGAAACCACAAAGAAACAGATCATTGGTGTATTAATAAGCTTTACAGGAGTCTGTATTCTTGCTTTTGGTGGTGGTGACAGCGGTGAACTTAAGATAATACCGATTTTATTACTGTTGCTGGCCACTTTATGCTATGCTGTGAGTACAACAACGGTGAAATCAAAGCTTATGGAGGTTTCTTCCGTCGTTTTATCTTCATTTATATTTTCTTTTGTTTTAATTTTCCCTTCTCTTATTGCACTTACCAGTACAGGATTTTTTTCAGAATTTAGTTTTTCAAAAGACAATATGCTGGGACTTATGTTTGTCAGTTTGCTTTCCATTTTCGGAACTGGACTTGCCATGACTATGAATTATCGATTATTAAAAGTATCCACTCCGCTTTTTGCTTCAACGGTTACTCTTATCATGCCTATTGTAGCCATTATTTGGGGGATCATTGATGGCGAAAGACTAAGTATTATGCAATTTATAGGAGCAGGAATAATTATTGCCGGATTGATCTTTTTAAGAAGCAATCCGAAAAAATAA
- a CDS encoding quinone oxidoreductase family protein, which yields MKAAVVFEKGSAPQYADFPEPEVANEKEVLVAVKAASIKNLDKARASGKHYSTENEVHQPTVVGSDGVGMLEDGTKVYFFSKKGTVAEKALADKKMMVKVPDGLDFSIAAALPNAVMGSAMALKFKAGIQPGSVVLVNGATGTTGRIAVQIAKVYGASKIIVTGRNEDSLQALRELGADVAVSLQLSDEGFKKKIKEIHNESPIDIVIDYIWGHSVEMILSAFKGDGTFSHKTKLITIGGMSGDTIQLSSQILRATDIQISGSGLGSWTKEESALLFSEIIPEMFQAAIEGKIKIETEEVDIKDIETAWNNEIQTGKRLVIKI from the coding sequence ATGAAAGCAGCAGTCGTATTTGAAAAAGGAAGCGCTCCTCAATATGCAGATTTTCCGGAACCGGAAGTAGCAAATGAAAAAGAAGTCCTAGTAGCTGTAAAGGCAGCATCCATTAAAAATCTGGATAAGGCAAGAGCCAGTGGAAAGCACTATTCTACAGAAAATGAAGTTCATCAGCCAACCGTTGTAGGTTCAGATGGAGTAGGGATGCTCGAAGACGGGACAAAAGTATATTTTTTCAGTAAAAAAGGAACGGTGGCTGAAAAAGCCCTTGCAGATAAGAAAATGATGGTGAAAGTTCCTGACGGACTTGATTTTTCTATTGCAGCAGCACTTCCCAATGCAGTGATGGGATCGGCGATGGCATTAAAATTCAAAGCAGGTATACAACCGGGAAGCGTTGTTCTGGTCAATGGAGCAACCGGAACTACAGGTAGAATAGCGGTTCAGATCGCCAAGGTGTATGGTGCTTCAAAAATTATTGTTACCGGAAGAAATGAAGATTCTTTGCAGGCACTTCGTGAACTGGGAGCAGATGTGGCTGTTTCTTTGCAGCTAAGTGATGAAGGTTTTAAAAAGAAAATCAAAGAAATTCATAATGAAAGTCCTATTGATATTGTCATTGATTATATCTGGGGACACTCTGTGGAAATGATTTTATCAGCCTTTAAAGGAGATGGAACCTTTTCCCATAAAACCAAGTTGATTACAATAGGCGGGATGAGTGGTGATACCATTCAGTTATCATCACAGATTCTCAGAGCAACAGATATTCAGATTTCAGGATCAGGTTTGGGAAGCTGGACGAAAGAAGAGTCAGCATTATTATTTTCAGAAATTATTCCGGAAATGTTTCAGGCTGCCATAGAAGGAAAAATAAAAATAGAGACAGAAGAGGTGGATATAAAAGATATCGAAACTGCTTGGAATAATGAGATACAAACCGGAAAAAGGCTCGTAATAAAAATTTAA
- a CDS encoding PspA/IM30 family protein, whose amino-acid sequence MNIFKRLLTIGKAEIHSVIDNFEDPINLTEEGIREMKEELGKSIESLAQLKALTIRKKNEAETEEQTSKDYYNKAIVIVQKAEKGEVGASEADRLAKEALKRQASSQENADQLHKEHEKLHTECEKMQTTINHLKSSIAKWENELKTLKARVQVSEATKDINQKMTQMDTGSTVSMLEKLKERVVQQETLAEAYSDLSKSGKTIDEEIDAMVNNKDNEAEEALNRLKETLKKG is encoded by the coding sequence ATGAACATTTTCAAAAGATTATTAACAATAGGAAAAGCGGAGATCCATTCTGTGATTGACAACTTTGAAGATCCTATCAACTTAACGGAAGAGGGAATCCGTGAAATGAAAGAAGAACTGGGAAAAAGTATAGAATCTCTTGCCCAGTTAAAGGCACTTACCATTCGTAAAAAAAATGAAGCAGAAACAGAAGAACAGACTTCAAAGGACTATTACAACAAGGCAATAGTGATTGTTCAAAAAGCGGAAAAAGGAGAAGTGGGAGCTTCAGAAGCGGATCGTCTGGCCAAAGAAGCTTTAAAAAGACAAGCCTCTTCCCAAGAAAATGCAGATCAGCTGCATAAAGAACATGAAAAGCTACACACCGAATGTGAGAAAATGCAGACGACTATCAATCACTTGAAGTCCAGTATTGCCAAATGGGAAAACGAATTGAAGACCCTTAAAGCAAGAGTGCAGGTAAGTGAAGCGACGAAAGACATTAATCAGAAAATGACCCAAATGGATACCGGGAGTACCGTAAGCATGCTGGAAAAACTGAAAGAAAGAGTTGTACAGCAGGAAACGCTGGCAGAAGCCTATTCTGATCTATCAAAATCAGGAAAGACGATTGATGAAGAGATTGACGCGATGGTAAACAACAAAGATAATGAAGCTGAAGAAGCTTTGAACAGATTAAAGGAAACACTTAAAAAAGGCTAA
- a CDS encoding helix-turn-helix domain-containing protein yields the protein MGEIVPNRTIVKQILDFYSENHGGSVPETFINELGKFETLTVYEGDEFLVKEYQFSYLKDYTMKFRTEKVQYIELSFFLDGADVIRDLIDEKNGEYKLFHHYIYFTPENADVEIYFQKETLYKNLDIYVSKDYFHQLAESSHALQNFIFKIDQNQPASLFPEGLPITPQMMTILLEIKKCNLEGFYKDYFIKSKILSLLLLIFEFAKNQENETETKSKTSISTSEIHILMAVKEFIEGNLKSFYTIEQLSIKFGINEFKLKNGFKELFGDGVFHYASKLRMKEALYLLKNSDFSIKEIAYHLGYASPSSFSVAFKNEIGVGPSYYRKN from the coding sequence TTGGGAGAGATTGTACCAAACCGTACCATAGTAAAGCAGATTTTAGATTTTTATAGCGAAAATCATGGTGGCAGCGTGCCCGAAACTTTCATCAATGAACTTGGAAAGTTTGAAACTTTGACAGTATACGAAGGGGATGAATTTCTGGTAAAAGAATATCAGTTTTCCTATCTTAAAGATTATACAATGAAATTCCGTACTGAAAAAGTACAATATATTGAGTTGTCTTTTTTTCTAGATGGCGCAGACGTTATAAGAGATCTGATTGATGAAAAAAATGGAGAATATAAATTGTTTCATCATTATATTTATTTCACTCCGGAAAATGCAGATGTAGAAATTTACTTCCAAAAAGAAACTCTGTATAAAAACCTGGATATTTATGTCTCCAAAGATTACTTTCATCAATTGGCAGAAAGCAGCCATGCACTACAAAATTTTATATTTAAAATAGACCAGAACCAGCCCGCCAGTTTATTTCCAGAAGGGCTGCCTATAACCCCACAAATGATGACTATCTTATTGGAAATCAAAAAATGTAATTTGGAAGGGTTCTACAAAGATTATTTTATTAAAAGCAAAATCCTAAGCCTACTCCTCCTCATTTTTGAATTTGCAAAAAATCAGGAGAATGAAACTGAAACGAAAAGCAAGACCTCTATCAGCACCTCTGAAATTCACATTCTGATGGCGGTAAAAGAATTTATAGAAGGAAACCTGAAGTCGTTTTATACTATTGAGCAGCTTTCTATAAAATTTGGAATCAATGAGTTTAAATTAAAAAACGGCTTTAAAGAGCTGTTTGGCGATGGGGTTTTCCATTATGCTTCAAAGCTTAGAATGAAAGAAGCACTTTATTTACTTAAAAATTCCGATTTTTCCATTAAAGAGATTGCCTATCATTTGGGATATGCCTCGCCTTCGTCATTTAGCGTAGCATTTAAGAACGAAATAGGGGTTGGGCCTAGTTATTACCGAAAGAATTAA
- a CDS encoding carboxypeptidase-like regulatory domain-containing protein, with the protein MNKNRFLFPAVLFPAVIWAQSTAQITGKVMNSQKKPVPAAKVILNNGESETYTDDNGFYRFNNVPAGNYLLKVDDPEVIKTYSFTLKESDSITHDFIQTTDTYQIVAVNVTANRKTIPSSTLRLGENLLVTPQNIQVIDQRLLNDQQILTTAEGLSRNVSGVRTITHQEEGSVGIAVRGFLLLILGTEWM; encoded by the coding sequence ATGAATAAGAACAGATTCCTTTTTCCTGCAGTGCTTTTTCCTGCAGTGATCTGGGCACAAAGCACGGCGCAGATTACAGGAAAGGTAATGAACTCTCAAAAGAAACCAGTTCCAGCTGCAAAAGTTATTCTTAATAACGGAGAATCAGAAACATATACCGATGATAATGGCTTTTATCGTTTTAATAATGTACCCGCGGGAAACTATTTACTTAAAGTAGATGATCCGGAGGTAATCAAAACCTATTCTTTTACACTAAAGGAAAGTGATAGTATTACTCATGATTTTATACAAACAACAGATACTTACCAGATTGTTGCTGTAAACGTTACCGCAAACCGTAAAACAATCCCTTCTTCAACCTTAAGATTAGGGGAAAATCTTTTGGTAACGCCTCAGAATATTCAGGTGATTGATCAGCGTTTACTGAATGATCAGCAAATTCTTACGACTGCTGAAGGATTGAGCCGAAATGTAAGTGGAGTGCGAACGATTACCCATCAGGAAGAAGGAAGTGTGGGCATTGCTGTGCGTGGATTTCTGCTTCTAATCTTAGGAACGGAATGGATGTAA
- a CDS encoding DUF3127 domain-containing protein, with protein MELQGTVKKLFETQTFASGFQKRELVILTQEQYPQPINIEFLSDKISLLDNIKEGENVKIGINIRGREWVSPQGETKYFNSITGWKVEKVFDNGSEPTQAMPQQSASPVSNENPFAGDDDDDLPF; from the coding sequence ATGGAATTACAAGGAACGGTAAAGAAACTTTTTGAAACTCAAACATTTGCAAGTGGATTTCAAAAAAGAGAGTTGGTTATTTTAACTCAGGAACAGTATCCACAGCCGATAAACATAGAATTTTTGTCTGATAAAATTAGTTTATTAGATAACATTAAAGAAGGTGAGAACGTAAAAATAGGAATCAACATCAGAGGTAGAGAATGGGTTTCTCCACAAGGTGAAACTAAATACTTCAACTCGATCACAGGATGGAAAGTAGAGAAAGTTTTTGATAATGGATCAGAACCTACTCAGGCTATGCCTCAGCAATCAGCTTCTCCTGTTTCCAACGAGAATCCGTTTGCCGGAGACGATGATGATGATTTGCCTTTCTAA
- a CDS encoding YbjN domain-containing protein — MKNQIFRTVKEWLLDYEFNIILEDEAQRILIIEKESNGIKNMILIISDSILIMEQFLFEIKNPTEQTFRRLLQKNRDIVHGAFVLDSTGKRVIFRDTLPTDHMAQNEVMASINSLGILVGEFTNEMLEMSK; from the coding sequence ATGAAAAATCAAATATTTAGAACGGTCAAAGAGTGGTTGTTAGATTATGAGTTTAACATCATCCTGGAAGATGAGGCTCAAAGAATCTTAATCATTGAAAAAGAGTCCAACGGAATCAAAAATATGATCCTTATTATATCAGATTCTATCCTTATTATGGAACAGTTCCTTTTCGAAATAAAAAATCCGACAGAACAAACCTTTAGAAGACTGCTTCAGAAAAACAGAGATATTGTGCATGGAGCTTTTGTTTTAGACAGTACAGGAAAACGGGTGATTTTCAGAGATACTCTTCCTACAGACCATATGGCACAGAATGAAGTAATGGCCTCTATCAATTCATTAGGAATTCTGGTAGGAGAGTTTACCAACGAGATGCTTGAAATGAGTAAGTAA
- a CDS encoding TonB-dependent siderophore receptor, with translation MDVSGSFGPLREDMSFVDRVEFVKGPAGFMMGNTQPGGFYNIVTKKPVGREKGNVQLTLGSFNLYRASTDIEKKLSKDGKFWGRLNLMGAKSGSFQQYVEHEQYIINPSFKYIASENTNITLEYILSQNNFQGGFAKYAYGIDGFKDVKRSFSFSDPIIDPTRSWEHNVYGTINHNFNDNWMITGQFGYIRSQMQGESLYASYNTIALADDPVKGRKKGDVDRGISINDALNTSTIGQVFTRGKFGTGNINHTILAGIDMGKKSYVADWSVLPQKVGPAFNIYNPVYGNLKKSDVPEYDRSRSLRERGANYLTDYSYTSFHLQDEARFLEDKLRIAAGFRYTSTIKTSAADKGNEVKNTAVTPRFSITGLLTPTFTVYGLYDETFQEQTGKLLNGSTADPSYGKNTEFGLKKTWFNGQLMTNLTFYHLTKTNMLTAAGIEYPGLFEQSGKSVSKGIEFDLNGNISKNWSILFNYAYTDAKVTEDNDPKKIGGMLYGTAKHITNAWLKYTIAAGDLEGLGFSFGYEYQAKRAAWPVVLDHPYLPDDYFTVDVGVSYKRDHYQISFLVNNLTDRYNYVGFYPGAWGYTHYGWRASNPINFRLNLSYNF, from the coding sequence ATGGATGTAAGCGGAAGCTTTGGTCCTCTTCGTGAAGACATGTCCTTTGTAGACCGTGTAGAATTTGTAAAAGGCCCTGCTGGATTTATGATGGGCAATACACAACCCGGAGGTTTCTATAATATTGTAACCAAAAAGCCTGTAGGAAGAGAGAAAGGAAATGTTCAGCTTACTTTAGGAAGTTTTAACCTGTATAGAGCCTCTACAGATATTGAAAAAAAATTGAGCAAAGATGGCAAGTTCTGGGGAAGGCTTAATTTGATGGGAGCAAAATCGGGTTCTTTTCAGCAGTATGTAGAGCATGAGCAATACATCATCAACCCGTCTTTCAAATATATTGCATCAGAGAATACTAATATTACATTGGAGTATATTCTCTCGCAGAATAACTTTCAGGGTGGGTTTGCTAAATATGCCTATGGGATTGATGGATTTAAAGATGTAAAAAGATCATTCAGTTTTTCTGATCCCATTATAGACCCAACTCGTTCATGGGAACATAATGTGTACGGGACTATTAATCATAATTTTAATGATAATTGGATGATTACTGGTCAGTTTGGGTATATACGATCCCAGATGCAAGGGGAATCATTATATGCCAGTTATAATACTATTGCATTGGCAGACGATCCTGTGAAGGGAAGAAAAAAAGGAGATGTAGATCGTGGAATCAGTATCAATGATGCTTTGAATACTTCCACAATTGGGCAAGTATTTACAAGAGGAAAATTTGGAACAGGCAATATCAATCATACTATTCTTGCGGGAATCGATATGGGAAAGAAGTCTTATGTAGCCGATTGGTCTGTGCTTCCACAAAAAGTAGGTCCGGCATTTAATATCTATAATCCTGTCTATGGCAATTTGAAAAAATCTGATGTCCCGGAATATGACCGTTCAAGATCTCTTAGAGAAAGAGGTGCGAATTATCTTACAGACTATTCTTATACTTCATTTCATTTACAGGATGAAGCCCGTTTTCTGGAAGATAAATTGAGAATCGCTGCAGGATTTCGCTATACTTCAACGATAAAGACCAGTGCAGCTGATAAAGGAAATGAGGTTAAAAATACAGCAGTAACTCCAAGGTTCAGTATTACCGGACTATTGACTCCAACATTCACGGTATATGGATTGTATGATGAAACTTTTCAGGAACAGACCGGAAAGCTTCTTAATGGCAGTACAGCAGACCCTTCGTACGGGAAAAATACTGAATTTGGACTCAAGAAAACTTGGTTTAATGGGCAATTGATGACTAATCTTACTTTTTACCATCTTACCAAAACAAATATGCTGACGGCTGCCGGAATTGAGTACCCAGGGCTCTTTGAACAGTCAGGGAAAAGTGTTTCTAAAGGAATTGAATTTGATTTGAATGGAAACATCAGTAAAAACTGGAGTATTCTCTTCAATTACGCCTATACAGATGCAAAAGTAACAGAAGATAATGATCCTAAGAAAATTGGAGGAATGCTGTATGGAACAGCGAAACACATTACCAATGCCTGGTTGAAATATACCATTGCTGCAGGAGATCTGGAGGGGCTTGGGTTTTCATTTGGTTATGAATATCAGGCTAAAAGAGCGGCATGGCCTGTCGTTTTAGATCATCCTTATCTTCCAGATGATTATTTCACAGTAGACGTTGGTGTTTCCTATAAACGGGATCATTACCAGATTTCATTCCTGGTGAACAACTTAACAGATCGTTATAATTATGTAGGATTCTATCCAGGAGCCTGGGGGTATACTCACTATGGATGGAGAGCATCAAATCCGATCAATTTCAGACTTAATCTTTCATATAATTTCTAG
- the aat gene encoding leucyl/phenylalanyl-tRNA--protein transferase: protein MVRLDENEISFPDPEVYDGHDGLIAYGGDLSVERIWFAYQLGIFPWYNPGEEILWWSPDPRFVLIPDEIRVSKSMRKILNRNIFTFSENKNFREVIKNCQQTERKGQSGTWLSDELMDSFIKLHEYGLARSIEVWQGEELVGGFYGLQIGNVFCGESMFAKVSNASKAGFIHFVERNKEHIELIDCQSHTEHLESLGAKMIPKKEFLKILHENNERR from the coding sequence ATGGTTCGATTAGACGAAAACGAGATTTCATTTCCTGATCCGGAGGTGTATGATGGCCACGATGGGCTTATTGCTTATGGCGGAGATCTGTCTGTAGAGCGCATTTGGTTCGCTTATCAATTAGGTATTTTCCCCTGGTATAATCCTGGCGAGGAAATTTTGTGGTGGTCTCCCGATCCGAGATTTGTTTTAATCCCTGATGAAATAAGGGTTTCCAAATCGATGAGAAAGATCTTAAACAGAAATATTTTCACTTTTTCTGAAAATAAAAACTTCAGAGAGGTTATTAAAAACTGTCAGCAAACCGAGCGCAAAGGCCAATCCGGAACATGGCTTTCCGATGAGCTGATGGATTCTTTCATCAAGCTTCATGAATATGGCCTGGCAAGAAGCATAGAAGTGTGGCAAGGTGAAGAACTTGTAGGGGGATTTTATGGCTTACAGATCGGAAATGTCTTTTGTGGTGAAAGCATGTTCGCTAAAGTTAGTAATGCCTCAAAAGCTGGGTTTATTCACTTTGTGGAAAGGAACAAAGAACATATCGAATTAATTGATTGTCAATCTCATACTGAACACTTGGAAAGCTTAGGTGCTAAAATGATTCCTAAGAAAGAATTTTTAAAAATCCTACACGAAAACAATGAACGCAGATAA
- a CDS encoding helix-turn-helix domain-containing protein, with the protein MSFFGTNIKKIRQVKGLSQKAFADLFDLNRGVISSYEEGRAEPKIETILKVANHFNLDLDKLLTEILQVNQLASVSDIDQLMLFPELAISERKETANQKGNNSDNSSILQKILASVDLVYEFTPEKQLLSPYQHGDILFLNKADLKKDPNHHLLALVDGVLKYNANTENQDLYKIVGHVSTSEKNIFTDIFERLERLEKNN; encoded by the coding sequence ATGAGCTTCTTTGGAACTAATATTAAGAAAATAAGACAGGTTAAAGGATTGAGCCAAAAGGCTTTTGCTGATTTATTTGACTTAAATAGAGGGGTAATAAGCTCTTATGAAGAAGGCCGTGCAGAACCGAAGATTGAAACCATCCTAAAGGTGGCCAATCATTTCAATCTTGATCTTGATAAATTATTAACAGAAATACTACAGGTAAACCAGTTAGCCAGTGTTTCAGACATTGATCAACTGATGCTTTTCCCTGAATTAGCTATTAGTGAAAGAAAAGAAACAGCCAATCAAAAGGGAAATAATTCTGACAACAGCTCTATTCTGCAAAAAATATTAGCATCTGTAGATTTGGTCTATGAATTTACCCCAGAAAAGCAGCTTCTTTCCCCTTATCAGCATGGTGATATTTTATTTTTGAATAAAGCAGATCTGAAAAAAGATCCCAATCATCACTTATTGGCGCTGGTTGATGGAGTTTTAAAATACAACGCCAATACTGAAAATCAGGATCTTTATAAAATTGTAGGCCATGTTTCTACTAGTGAAAAGAACATTTTCACAGATATTTTTGAAAGATTGGAAAGGTTGGAAAAAAATAATTAA
- a CDS encoding PepSY-associated TM helix domain-containing protein, with product MNSRKPKKKNNRSLFYRISAWLHLWLGLVSGIIIVIICITGVTWSFRDEIKDWLNPELRIDSVPGKEMANPADLYVKAKILYPEQEISFVWRPTGKAAMIGFGKRNPGFVLHLNPYTGEVIRNPSFKQEFDFFEWTLKGHRFLWLPSDIGRPVINYSTFIFFITLLSGLVLWWPKKWTKAMRKQSFSVKWDAKIKRLNYDLHNVFGFYALIILLVISMTGMYYGLPWFNKFLYFTTSLGKTPTERQEIKNISSYQPEKLPESMLMAWEDAIDKVEAKGYYLSVPKDSTETIGVFLYSSHRQFYDLQSFSYDRNTGIRLANTSAYAAPFDKADFATKVQKLNYDLHVGSALGGIWGRILYFFITIIGASLPITGFLVWWFKRKKKVST from the coding sequence ATGAACTCCAGAAAACCCAAAAAGAAAAACAACAGAAGTCTGTTTTACAGGATATCAGCCTGGCTGCATTTGTGGCTGGGCCTTGTTTCCGGGATTATCATTGTGATCATTTGTATCACCGGAGTTACCTGGTCTTTTCGTGATGAAATTAAAGACTGGCTGAATCCTGAATTAAGAATTGATTCTGTTCCGGGAAAAGAAATGGCCAATCCTGCCGATCTTTATGTAAAAGCAAAGATTTTATATCCGGAACAGGAAATATCCTTTGTATGGCGACCTACCGGTAAAGCAGCCATGATAGGATTTGGAAAGAGAAATCCGGGGTTTGTTTTGCACCTGAATCCTTACACAGGGGAAGTGATTCGTAACCCTTCATTTAAACAGGAATTTGATTTTTTTGAATGGACTTTAAAAGGACACCGCTTTCTATGGCTGCCATCAGATATCGGAAGACCTGTTATCAATTACTCTACTTTTATTTTCTTTATTACTTTACTATCAGGTTTGGTTTTATGGTGGCCTAAGAAATGGACAAAAGCCATGCGGAAACAGAGCTTCTCCGTGAAATGGGATGCAAAAATTAAAAGACTTAATTATGATCTGCACAATGTCTTTGGTTTTTATGCCTTGATTATCCTTTTGGTTATTTCGATGACGGGGATGTATTATGGGCTTCCCTGGTTTAATAAATTTCTGTATTTCACGACTTCTCTTGGTAAAACCCCCACAGAACGACAAGAAATTAAAAATATTTCCTCTTACCAACCGGAAAAATTACCGGAATCTATGCTGATGGCTTGGGAAGATGCTATAGATAAAGTGGAGGCAAAAGGCTATTATTTATCTGTCCCTAAAGATTCAACGGAAACTATTGGAGTATTTTTATATTCCTCGCATCGTCAGTTTTATGATCTTCAAAGCTTTAGCTATGATAGAAACACAGGTATTCGACTTGCTAATACTTCAGCATATGCAGCACCTTTTGACAAAGCAGATTTTGCCACGAAAGTGCAGAAACTGAATTATGATCTGCATGTAGGATCTGCTTTAGGAGGAATATGGGGAAGAATTTTGTATTTCTTTATTACGATCATAGGAGCTTCACTTCCTATTACAGGTTTTTTGGTATGGTGGTTTAAGAGAAAGAAGAAAGTCTCCACATAG